The sequence CGTTCGTTGGAAAGAACGATTGTCTAAGGAACCACTgagctttgattttttttgtaactgttatttttaactactttttatacaaatgttagttaaaaatatcatgttttaaattagtttaaaatattttttttaaggataatagctaatttgaattatttttgcaaaatacaatttataatcttGATAGTCTAGAATAAATCTGGAGTATTTTTATCCGACTACACTAAGAATAGGGTTATGTATTTAAGTGGATGTTCGTTTGTTCTCTATCGTTGCATAATGGCTGCAGTAATTTTAATggaatagatataaaaataatgattcgtCGGAATTCAACAgttggtattatttaaatttgttattattattattattatttctaatgtgtacgttgcaatacgttcaaatagtgaacaataaacaaccccctCCCTTGGCCAATGAgaagagaatgatatgtatgatttgCAAATGATGTGTAATGTTGTATTCAGGTCgacctgaaatgtgtggttaattgaaccccaaccaccaaagtacaccgatatccaccgtctattatcaattatttaacaacaataattatttatatgaatattttatacaaacttgtttgaaataataaaaaaaacagaacagaagttaaaataaaattcaaaaccatATAATACCTCGGCCTCCACCTTCATTTCCTCCTTTGAAGGCGTTGGATGAGCCATAGAATCAGAGCAACTGAGAGAAGGCTGACCAGTTTGCTGCTTGCCTGAGTAAAGTCTTTGAGCCACTCGACATACGAGGGACAGGCGAGAAGCAAATTCTTGAATTTTTGGGTAGCCCAATTCCTCTCAGTATTCCTGTTAAGCCATTTTAATAATCAGAGGTTCTGAAAGTAATCTGGAAGGAGCAGGATCCGCAGAAGGCTTCAGGCTTTGActtcattactaaaaaaatgcTACTTGTGCTTCCTTTCAACGCCATCATGTACATAATACACCTGTTTAATGGCATCCTGCGCACAATGTGCTTCCCGACGGAGTAAAATGTTTCACAAATGGTTATGCTTCCGAAACCAGGTAAACCGTACAAGAGGTTTCTTCGAAATGACAAAAACGTTTATTAcccatttttctaaaatatttgagaGAGCTTATCTTCAGAGATGTAACCTGTTCTTGTACATAGTCATGTTATTCTTGATCGTCAGTTCACTTCCAAGGAGGTCACTCTACTACTGAGCAAACGCATAGACTTGAGGTTATCAGCAAGTGCTTTGTAGAGAAGAAATACAGTTCGGCTACTTTCTTGGATGTTCAGCTGGCTTGACATGGTCTGACTGTTTGGTCTGTTACACAAGTTGAAGGGAGCCTACTTCAACCGTATTACTTGGTTTTTCGTAGCTTCCTGGAAGGACGTTTTTCTCACGTGAAGTACAATAAGAAGTTTTCTCTATTCTTTGACGCTAAGTTGGGAGTTCCTCAAGGATCAACGATTCCAAATCCAATTACTGAGGAGCATCACAGAGGTTCTTTGGTTCGTAAGaaacagtgaaatccacgaatatctGGGTTTACCGTATGTTCGAGAAGGCATACATCGATTCGGTACAAAATATAGATTATTGTTAAACAGCCACGTAAACTACTTAGCTATTAACCTTCTAGACAATAATGAAGACGTTAGATGGCTAAATCGACTACACTTGTTGGATCTAAGTGACTTTATATGATGTGAAACTATCAATTTAGTGTTACCCATCATATCATCATTTCTCTCcgttcaatatatttattattctttcattattagttatagtttaatttttattttttctctagtGTAGGAAATCttgtgattgtttttgttttgtgtcaaACTAACAACGGCACTGTTCTCTGACTTAACTTTATgtgtgtaattaaattaaacattccgTGTAggaatattagtatgtaattttaaGGAGCTTCGACGGAAGCCTCTCTATATGTGATTGCatgtgatcatatttacttatggtttctgtaaTAGTGTAACCGATTTTTACTTtgagacaaaaaagaaaaaaataattataagtcattaaatatgaaaattaatttgaacaggtaattttttcttgttaatgtaATGAGTTTGATTGAGCCCGAAACGTACTGTGAGGGATAAATGGAGTTGCAACTAACAAATATCCTTGCAAAGCTAAAATTTCGAGGACTGATTCAGTATTTTGGTATTATGGAAGATATATGGAATGTGAGGGAAACCTTGATTTGAGATTGGATTACCGATACGTGGTAACTTTGATATCGTTCAAGGAATTAAGAttgtaagaaaagaaaagttattcTGAAATGCAGAGCAACAGTATCGAAGATAAAGGAagatatttattttggaaaaagattgtcactttataaaataaatgtgaaaacgaaaaaatgaaaaagttatttattttcaaaagttttaagtatttttattttattcgtccaaagatgaattaatatttaagaaaatatagttaatttctTAGATACACAATACTTAAAGATTAATGTTAAACATTATCAACCaatataaatattcagtaaaGTTTCATAAGAATCAAAGCGTGCTTAAAAATTTAGTTCAGAGCTATAACAAAATAGTGAATCACGTAATGCAGTTTGGGTTGTAAAACAGGAAATACAAGTTCAGGATATAGAGTTAATTTATCGAGGAATATTTACAGATACAACTTCCACAGACCGTTAAATTTCGTAGTAAAAGGATTtgctataatttatatttagtttttatgagGATAGTTGCacgtgtaataataatacaataggtTTATAGTAGTTGAAAatgagaaaatgtttaataagaaaGAGTCTGTATTAAAAACGGTTTAAGATATATGATTTGAAAATGTCCccttattgtttatatttaaataaagacgtaatatatttgtatgtgtagattttattatatgtttctatctgctgtttttatttttaattaaataataacgtctGCCTTCtttgattattaacaaaatatctttgcATAAAAACTTACtttgattattcttaaaaaataagggGAATACCGCCATTCATAGAATACATTACGCATTTAAAAAGATCAaccttatttgtttttatatttaatttaattttttttctgaatttgtgTTGAAAGTGAAGACAATGAatacttggaaatatttttttactatgattattatgATAACTTACTACTGTTACTGTATTAATGAATTAGGATGAGAAGATGGTAGCATAATAATTACTGCGATTGTAACGGTTTAGGGGAATAACAGACAATATTAAACAATGCTGCATTGTGACGGAGGACGCTGATCTTTGGTTGGCACAGGGCGGGGAATCACTGTTTAAGCTTTGGTTTTGTATATTAATGGCTGCAATGAACGCTTTAATATCATTCCATCTTTGTATTTTGTGtgaatcagtattattttattaattgaataatctGTATATCATCTCTAAATCTCTTCGTAAGTagcaaaaatactattttttattagtagacaattattaaaagtaactgaaaaatttctgattaaataaacaaatattttgaaataaaaaattgtattgattatatcattttattatttattaaaaattttattttattcatttattaagtaGGCTTATTAAtaggttaaaaaggaaatttaaagaaaaaaaaatactgcgaGAAATAACCAGTTCTATCAAGTTCAAAAGTACATACGCGACCTTGACATTGTGTTATAttctataaatgatttttattcttcaatttatttatttttaacgtgaaTATTCACGGTAGTATCGATtgcagttttgttaaatttttattaataaaataaaaataacaatgattaaGAACTTCTTTGTATAAATAACTATATCGAATTAATCATATATtgtacgtatatttttaaattgactcAATCTACTTGTGTTACCATAtctgtttgttaaaaatatgacGATGTACAAtacaaattgtaacttttttcttacaataatgtGGAATGTAGATGTACAACATATGATAAAGATATTAGATCTAACATTGGAcacaatttattaagataaaaacacaaaaaacaaaatttattagtagtttctgcttaaaaatcacttttaaatattgaataagcTATTATCATGCTAGGTAATCCAAAGAACGTATTATGTTCTCCTAGAGCCGTACGGAACTGTATTATGTTTagttgtacttatttatttttgcattagtCTTAATTCTTTTTAGTCTCATGTTGCAATTTATGAACATTAATAATGCcgtaaaataaacaatcatagtgtattaaaaaatgtaaaaaaaaatctatattatttaccATATTATCTAACTaaccatatattttaattattccattattaGACTACTTTACAGAGCTTCTTTGGGAATTATTCTATATTATCAAAACGTAGCTAACTGTTAATCTACAAATTAATCGTAAATTAAAACATAGTTAATCTGAAAATTGACAATTCCCTTGTGTTAACCTGAAGCTAAGTTGGTGTAACAGATtgctcttttttctattttgtgttatgcattattattataaccaaGCAAACAGTCATTGCTCATCTGGATTCTTAGCTATattatactttacaaaattatctatattttattataatgttaatagaATCAAAGTAACTTGTTTTGACCTTTAGAATAATAGTATTGACTGATAACACAATATTACTAcagtgttaaatataattttttaaatttattttctgttttcttttcaaaaattaacatgtaaaatgtattattattatttacttttatttatttgtttattcgaTTATGTAGAATTTTGTAAACGAaagtcttattattatttattttttttaatcaaggttAAGATGAAGCTGGTAATATTCACTGCAGCATTATTAGTATGCCTCATTTCAACGTTTTCGACAGCTATACCGTTATACGAAGAACAAATGCCGTATGCGACTGAGGATACATTTGAAACAGTAAGTTCAAATATTTTACGTatagtattaaacattttagttgatatgtttaattaatctttctgtgTTCAAATAAAGAATCATTACTAATCAAGAAAGTTGAAGATTAACAgcacttaataattattttaccgcTTAATACTTGTTCTAAACTTTTCagattttaactgaaaatgattATCATTACTTATTCAGATAGTGACCTTTTCAAAGAAGCTtctatagtattaaaaaatgatagGTGCGGGGCGAAAGTATGGAAAATAGAAATCGACCAAACGGATCCAAATATCGTTGAGTagtaaacagataaaagaaaccaaaaacgagtattaatataaaataaatcaattattacttaattaaaaatacacaaatattttaaataaataaaaaatttactgaggCTATTAGAATTTTgagtgaaaaaaatttgattgaggCTAAGTggtattcttaattaaatttcaaattatttatttttatacattattgtgCTATAACATattgaacaatatatttttaatgactgatatacattaataaattacaactgaataattttttataattgcagaTCGTTCATACATCAACCCATCCATTGTGCGCACGCAGCACCTCccacataaatacatacatatacataaattataattaaatacatatacatattttgttaGTGTAAAGAAAAAGTGATCacatattttgatatgtttttatcAATGCACATAACCTACTACAAGAATATCCCTCcacaattctaataaaaataggttgtagttaaaataaattctcatttaaaaaaatctgatgtggacaccacaagacttccttgaacgcctattaaattagatatacacattttttaacatgaaaagtacataaaattttatttcattaataacttgtgatattttttcatactttttttattattgaattattatttattgaatttttttttagtcagactttaataataaaccaatatatttaaattaaaaaaaaggatatgaaatcggattcgaaccgatccccttccccttgtaagattcaaatatttcattaattaaaattttatttggctataactctggaaccaatgaaaagaatTACCACGTATAtataagatatatcgttgaaaatctctcaatgttacggcagttaaaaaaaagtcaaaaattcaaatgttttggattttgggatttttagatacttttggtcCAATGAAAAAGTCAATGCAATCAGtttggattgcaatcaaaaggggaggtgcacaactagttgtttcAACAGTTCTAagaccaaaatttcaacatccttggctaatcgcttttgagttacgtgagatacatacatacatacatacttaaatactacgtacgtacgtagagcgtcacgccgaaactagtcaaattggattcattgataaaaatggtcaaaatggatagttccgttgaaacctgaaaaccgaaatttttcacgaacacaatacttcctttacttcgtataaggaaataaaaaggcTAAAACgttgttataataatgaaaagatttaaaaaattcagaatttaactaaaatctgttttttctatCTATTGAAACTCAGTTAATTTATCTGTCAcataatatataaagtttaaaagagACAGTgttgctttatttattaaaataatttagttgcaGTATAGTATTTTATAAGGACATACGATTTATATTAAAGCCATGTATGCTTTTTATACATCTTTGTTGAGTATGAAAatcattactatttatatatttttaaatgtaaacgacatattcatcaaattttattataaattatttaattaattgagtATAGTATTTCTTAACCAGAAATACCTTtcatgttttagaatttttgctGTTTTGCAACTGTTTATAAAGACAGAATTGTTGGCGATCTTGGATGATTGTTGcagtttcatattaaataatatgcacGAAAGTTAGTAGTAGTGAATTTCATAAAACATCTAAAATAAACGTTTATAAAGCATACAGCAAACATAAagcattttgcaaaataaaactttatcagaaaataaatgacaaaatttaacagtttacttcaatttaaaaccatttaaattttaacattttactgagGTAAAATAACGCTGTTAAGTGGTAGATTTTGACATGctctatttttattgtatattttgaataaataattattaatatatataaagtcaACTTCAAAGCtctaaaattctattattaaatttttaatactgttggAGGTAAGCTAATTTTCTCCTTATGAAAAATGTGGTgttgtttttaacagttttcagcAGAAATAACTGAGtgtttctataaaatacaaattcttttaaCTATTACATGTGATATACACTCATAAATTGAgctgttctattattattatattttaatgttaaaggtTTTGAGAGAAAGAAGATCGCCGGAGGAGAAAGGAAGCATCGTCGTACAAGGGGGACATACTCGAGGTCAAGGTAATTCCCTAAGAGGtgaatacaattacaatttatggcACGGAAGGAATGGTGCAAAACTGGATGCTAATGCTTTCTACCAAAGAAACTGGGGTAACAGCCAAGGACCTAAACATGACAGAGGAGGTGGAGTTGTGTTTTCAGTTCCTTTCGGAGGCTAAAAATTAAGTTCctgcattttaatattattattgttattaatttattatttttttataatgtaaaattatttatttttataataaagttttattaaaaattattgtcttatttcttcaaatttttcatttgatgttAATTTATACATTGTTTATGCACTTTTATGGGGATtagatgtatttataaatacagcATTTGTAAAGCATATTAGTTTATACATGAACAAACAATCATGAGACCCATTAATACTATAAGTAATCTACAATAGTTCACTTTTGTGATAATAAATCTGTATTTCATGTGGCTGTGATTAAAATTGAGTCATTACAGAAATggtctttaatttctttaaaaaaaatgtttcatgttgaaaacattatttctttcatgAAAGTAATGCTTCATAAACAATTGGTTTCTTCTTCagttttcaactatatttttgtttagaaattaaaaaataaaacaatgtacttaataaaagaaatcaaCTGATCTGCATTGTAATAGTGCATAATGAAAATGTCTGAAGTTTCACTGAAATGTGTTATATGCAGTCTTCtgtattttcttgattatttttttatacatacaccagatacagaaaatttactttaattattgttcatgtttgattttataaatcaatttatttatttataacacagttatatatatttaatgtaataggGTTATATTTGCAtaataacaagtatttttttatttagaactcataaaaattgtttttttttgataaaataattatcttgttcattgataaatttaatttttaaagtattttacaatgttgattttatgtttaaatgttaTCGGTATAagcaacaaattattaaattcttctatcttgaaaaatatttaaagggaaAACCGTGTGTGTCAACCTGTTCacgataaaatttttgttatgaatatatttctaattaatataaagtgAACAAAGTTCACTACTTCTAAAATGAAAGGGCCAACTCTAATCTGCAGGTATATGAACCCAAAAAATTAGTATATAGAGAAAATGACTAAAACTGAAAGTGACTAATTTTTAACAGCTGCAGTCTAAtggaaagtaatgaaaaaatgtgtaatgatatttaaagtagatgttaaaataatttattaacaatggCAGACAATTTCTAACGTCAATTAActgtaattaagaataaatttaatataaaattatggtaAAGAAAGTgcataaatttttcttcctttaaacgtttttattgctatacttatttttgaaatttgtcatGTACTGATATTTTTGACATACGGTGCACGACATCCttcatataaatcatatttttgacATCCTTCATTAAACGTCAAGAAGTTCTTTTATGTTATAGCTGTCATAATCTTCTTCCAACtagacttcatttttttaagtaacacaCTTTATCAAAAGACTAGGTTTTATGATAAAGTAtgcgtatgaaaataaacaatttgttaattgccatttcacaaatttaaattcacttcattcatttttattcataaccAATTTATCTCTATCATGTTACCATCAGTTATCTGACTCATATAATTATCACTCTGATTTATACTATTCTAGAACCACTTTCTTCTAGAAGCATATTCACTAACCCTCAATACTTTGATTCAATTTTCATAGTACGTACTACATCtagcaacaaatttttttctcctgCTTTTATTAAAACCTTCTCATTTTGTGTTCAgttaaataatcctttttaatCAGCTGTGATATGTAACACCACCAGTTGtgatataagaattttttgttctgtgttttatatttaaaaattgctttctatTTTCTAAATCTTTGGTATAGCAGATCTATTTTCagcaaaaatagatttttttgtttggtttcaCTGTAGAATGATAGAAGctttttaatgtcaaaaaaaaactttattgataAGCTTTTTATCATCAAGATAAATTAGTGAAGATAAACACAATTcagaaaacaatgaattttttttataagtattatacagtgtaatgtacataatttttaacttgcTGTATAATACtggtgtaaaataatattaatggttttaatttttttcgttattacttttcttttaaaccaTGCAATTTAATCTCAATATAGCATTAAACAAGTTTACACTTtttgactattttaaatattacttgacTTTATAACTATTTGTAAATATAGCATTGATGGGATATTATTGTGcacgttaaattattaaaaatgacaggAAGAAATTTAGTTGGTCACTTGTTTGTACTTGTCTTTGCTTTGTTTGGAAACTCTTTAAGATTGTACtagcaaagttaaaaaaaaattatgaaaatggcTAACAAATATGTTTGGTCATTACTGGTAGGAATTACTAATCAAGATacacaatttactttttaacagcCACTTACtgctatataattatatatgtatttattttttaagtaactgcAAGTGATCAATCATTCAAATTTATAGATGGTGAAGAGAGAAAAATTTTTTacagcatttaaaatatttaaaactgagcGAGATTCAAATTTTcttgtgaaaaatttgttaaataattaatatcaattatttttatatttaaattttcagtaaacgTGTAGTGTATTCATTCCTTCTTGATTTTTGAGCagttttttctactttctttatctcacttaaaatagttttatattattattattatgtctatATCTATGATTAATTTAGGTTTTAACATAACATGTGGATCAGTGAAACAGTGTTATATCGATCAATTTtactactgtttattattatagaCTTGTAAAGTATTAGTATGACTAATGTTtcactatattaatattaatattacttatgtcatatcattttaattaagcTTAATCCATTGGTTTTTATGTTGCTATTAGATTATAaaggagtaaaaaaataatattaattgaatatgaACTTATTCATATTGTTTgtcaaaagataataatattttatgtctaTGTAGAATAACATTGCACTCTTCATTTTGTCAGTAGAATAAAGAGATAGTATAGTAGTTTTGGTATGagtaaataagttgttttaaatttgctttacataatttgaatattataaagtagtattagtgtttttatatcattaatatgtataataaattttataactctgCTTCAGTGAAAAAGAGGTTAATAAAATGGATCAAACTCTGTCATATGACATAATTAATCTAATCTAACCTACCTTTTTTAATCTCTCTCACTCTTTTTCACCCTCCCTATctgttagtttaatattttatcactcTTTCATTACCCTTCTATCAGTAAGTACAAATTATTTGCATCactccagttttatttttttgaatacaaatttttttctctggatttaaatttttaattttatagatt comes from Lycorma delicatula isolate Av1 chromosome 3, ASM4794821v1, whole genome shotgun sequence and encodes:
- the LOC142321984 gene encoding uncharacterized protein LOC142321984 — its product is MKLVIFTAALLVCLISTFSTAIPLYEEQMPYATEDTFETVLRERRSPEEKGSIVVQGGHTRGQGNSLRGEYNYNLWHGRNGAKLDANAFYQRNWGNSQGPKHDRGGGVVFSVPFGG